One genomic segment of Bradyrhizobium prioriisuperbiae includes these proteins:
- a CDS encoding cupin domain-containing protein has protein sequence MAALEKGITANGTGYGGKTWNILGQVYFPKAVTDSTFAFETNSEPGQFVPVHIHPSQEEFILVQEGELDLKLDGVWVKAKAGDLVRLPRGIPHGYFNKSDKPARALFWVSPAQKLEALFDKLHNLADPAEVVRVSAEHEVNFLPPEANE, from the coding sequence ATGGCAGCGCTCGAAAAAGGCATTACCGCAAACGGCACCGGCTACGGTGGCAAGACCTGGAATATCCTTGGTCAGGTCTATTTTCCCAAAGCCGTCACGGACTCGACCTTCGCGTTCGAGACCAACAGCGAACCCGGACAGTTCGTGCCGGTGCACATCCACCCGAGCCAGGAGGAGTTCATCCTGGTGCAGGAGGGCGAGCTCGACCTCAAGCTTGACGGCGTGTGGGTCAAGGCCAAGGCGGGCGACCTGGTGCGGCTGCCGCGCGGTATTCCGCACGGCTATTTCAACAAATCCGACAAGCCGGCCCGCGCACTGTTCTGGGTCTCGCCGGCGCAGAAGCTGGAAGCCCTGTTCGACAAGCTGCACAATCTCGCCGATCCCGCCGAGGTGGTTCGCGTCTCGGCCGAGCACGAGGTGAATTTTCTGCCGCCGGAAGCGAACGAGTAG
- a CDS encoding AraC family transcriptional regulator — translation MMRGEGTLQADGDPRWSAAAIRLAAFNRVATDSVDAAAEAVGRIFCPHDLKPVHHASPDFYTLHNSAAFEGFSINYVAYGGSVSIDPGCLERFFLVQIPITGSARVRTAACEVATGPDRVGSLLSPTIPTRMTWQGDCAQLILLVERRLVEQRAAALAGTSRRTVEFDPAVDLETAPGRALQSQIAHLVDVAESLGPGRSLAPNAAADLREAILDGLLNGQRHGLSDAIAVFDGRAETLPRALKRVRDHLHAEATEPLDLAGLAAVAGIGIRALQLGFKRHFGTSISDMLLDIRLAHLNARLRNADPSARITDIAFDLGFTHLSRMASAYRDKFGETPSTTLRKPS, via the coding sequence ATGATGAGGGGCGAGGGCACGCTGCAAGCTGATGGTGATCCGCGATGGTCGGCTGCCGCGATCCGGCTTGCCGCGTTTAACCGTGTGGCGACCGATAGTGTCGACGCTGCCGCCGAGGCGGTCGGGCGCATCTTTTGTCCCCACGACCTGAAACCCGTCCACCACGCTTCGCCGGACTTCTACACCCTGCACAACAGCGCCGCCTTCGAAGGCTTCTCCATCAACTACGTGGCCTATGGCGGATCGGTGTCGATTGATCCGGGCTGCCTCGAACGATTTTTCCTGGTGCAGATCCCGATCACGGGATCGGCGCGTGTGCGCACCGCAGCGTGCGAGGTTGCCACAGGGCCCGATCGCGTCGGTTCGTTGCTGTCGCCCACGATCCCGACCCGCATGACGTGGCAAGGTGATTGCGCCCAATTGATCCTGCTGGTCGAACGGCGGCTGGTGGAGCAGCGGGCGGCGGCGCTGGCGGGGACGTCGAGACGCACCGTCGAGTTCGATCCGGCTGTCGATCTGGAAACGGCCCCCGGCCGAGCGCTGCAGTCGCAGATCGCGCATCTGGTCGACGTCGCTGAAAGCCTTGGGCCGGGCCGCAGCCTTGCGCCGAACGCCGCCGCCGATCTGCGCGAGGCAATTCTGGATGGCCTGCTCAACGGCCAGCGCCATGGCCTGAGCGATGCGATCGCGGTGTTCGACGGCCGGGCGGAAACCCTGCCACGTGCGTTGAAGCGGGTACGGGACCATCTGCATGCAGAGGCGACCGAGCCGCTTGATCTCGCTGGGCTTGCTGCGGTTGCGGGCATCGGCATCCGCGCCCTGCAGCTTGGGTTCAAGCGGCACTTTGGAACGTCGATTTCCGACATGCTGCTCGATATTCGCCTGGCGCATCTCAATGCCCGGTTGCGGAATGCCGATCCCAGTGCGCGCATCACCGACATCGCCTTTGATCTCGGCTTCACCCATTTGAGCCGGATGGCAAGCGCCTATCGGGACAAGTTCGGCGAAACGCCATCAACGACGCTGCGCAAGCCCAGCTAG
- a CDS encoding M20 family metallopeptidase, with protein sequence MTRADAIDRVRKHLHSGGFLAELNRRVAYKTVSQSTEHAVDLQAYLDRELQPSFAELGFTSKLIASPTGRGPYLLAEYREDASRPTVLMYGHGDVVEGMVGRWRDNLDPWRATQIGERVYGRGAADNKGQHTILMSALAAVRAARGGKLGFNAKFIIETGEEIGSPDLYPVCASLRDELAADVLIASDGPRLSADRPTIVLGCRGGLRIHLDVELREGAHHSGNWGGVLSNPATILANAIASLVDHRGRMLLEALKPPPISGDVRQALASVEIRPTPSEPALAPDWGEEGLSAAERLYAWNTLEVLAMSAGSTANPVNAIPDRAQAVLQLRFVVGTDVDGVERAIQDHLNAQGLSMVRVSLHQRFTASRTDVRNPWVGWAVSSIHDTTGKEPAVLPNFGGSLPNDVFCDLLGLPTIWVPHSYPGCSQHAPDEHILLPTTEEGLSIMAGLFWDLGEKPRISGG encoded by the coding sequence ATGACAAGAGCCGATGCGATTGATCGTGTGCGCAAGCATCTGCACTCGGGCGGGTTTCTCGCCGAACTCAATCGCCGCGTTGCCTACAAGACCGTAAGCCAATCGACAGAACATGCCGTGGACCTGCAGGCCTATCTCGACAGGGAATTGCAGCCGTCTTTCGCTGAGCTCGGCTTCACCAGCAAACTGATCGCATCTCCCACGGGCAGGGGCCCCTATTTGTTGGCGGAATATCGGGAAGATGCGTCGCGGCCGACCGTCCTGATGTACGGCCATGGCGATGTGGTCGAAGGCATGGTCGGGAGATGGCGCGACAATCTCGATCCGTGGCGGGCCACGCAAATTGGCGAGCGCGTCTATGGCCGGGGTGCGGCCGATAACAAGGGACAGCACACCATCTTGATGTCCGCGCTCGCCGCAGTGCGTGCGGCGCGCGGCGGCAAGCTCGGCTTTAACGCCAAGTTCATCATCGAAACCGGCGAGGAAATCGGCTCTCCGGACCTGTATCCGGTTTGTGCGTCGTTGCGTGACGAGCTTGCGGCCGACGTGTTGATCGCTTCGGACGGGCCACGGCTGTCCGCGGACCGGCCCACCATCGTTCTCGGCTGCCGTGGCGGCCTGCGTATTCATCTGGACGTCGAGCTCCGCGAGGGCGCGCATCATTCCGGCAACTGGGGCGGCGTACTGTCCAATCCGGCCACCATTCTGGCCAACGCCATCGCGAGCCTGGTGGATCATCGCGGGCGCATGCTGCTGGAGGCGCTGAAGCCACCGCCGATTTCGGGTGACGTGCGCCAGGCGCTGGCCAGTGTCGAGATCAGGCCGACACCGAGCGAGCCGGCGTTGGCGCCGGATTGGGGCGAGGAGGGGTTGTCCGCGGCCGAACGTCTCTATGCCTGGAATACGCTGGAAGTGCTGGCGATGTCAGCGGGCAGCACAGCCAACCCGGTCAATGCCATTCCCGATCGCGCGCAGGCGGTTCTGCAATTGCGCTTCGTGGTCGGCACGGACGTCGATGGTGTCGAGCGCGCCATCCAGGACCATCTGAACGCCCAGGGGCTATCGATGGTCCGGGTCAGCCTCCATCAGCGTTTCACAGCATCGCGCACCGATGTGCGCAATCCCTGGGTCGGCTGGGCCGTGTCTTCTATCCACGACACCACCGGCAAGGAGCCGGCGGTCTTGCCGAATTTCGGCGGGTCGCTGCCCAACGACGTGTTCTGTGATCTGCTGGGGTTGCCGACGATCTGGGTGCCACACTCCTATCCCGGCTGCAGCCAGCATGCGCCCGACGAACATATCCTGCTGCCGACCACCGAAGAGGGGTTGAGCATCATGGCCGGACTGTTCTGGGATCTGGGCGAGAAACCGCGGATTTCCGGCGGATAA
- a CDS encoding SDR family NAD(P)-dependent oxidoreductase, whose product MAAFPRSTHALVTGGGRGIGRAIAASLVQAGATVTVLGRNRDGLDEAVAAGAAHFGVVADVANEASVTQAIAEAAARQPIDLLIANAGAAESAPFMKSDAALFQRMIDVNLMGVVHAAHAVLKPMTERREGRIVAVASTAGLKGYSYVSAYCAAKHAVVGFVRALALEVAASGVTVNAVCPGFTDTDLVAGSLDLIMKKTGRSREQAVAELAKHNPQGRLVAPAEVADTVLWLCGPGASAVTGQAIAVAGGEI is encoded by the coding sequence ATGGCCGCATTTCCCCGTTCGACACATGCGCTGGTCACCGGTGGTGGCCGGGGCATCGGCCGCGCGATCGCGGCGTCCCTGGTGCAGGCCGGCGCGACGGTGACGGTGCTCGGCCGCAATCGCGATGGTCTGGATGAGGCCGTTGCTGCCGGTGCGGCGCACTTTGGCGTGGTTGCGGATGTCGCGAACGAGGCGTCGGTCACACAGGCGATCGCTGAGGCGGCGGCGCGCCAGCCGATCGATCTGTTGATTGCGAATGCGGGTGCGGCGGAATCTGCCCCCTTCATGAAGTCGGATGCGGCGCTGTTCCAGCGCATGATCGATGTCAACCTGATGGGGGTGGTCCACGCCGCCCATGCGGTGCTGAAGCCGATGACGGAGCGGCGGGAGGGTCGCATCGTGGCGGTTGCGTCGACCGCCGGCCTCAAGGGCTATTCTTATGTGTCCGCCTACTGCGCGGCCAAGCATGCGGTGGTGGGCTTCGTGCGTGCGTTGGCGCTGGAGGTGGCGGCAAGCGGCGTCACCGTCAATGCGGTGTGCCCCGGCTTCACCGACACCGATCTCGTCGCCGGCAGCCTCGATCTCATCATGAAAAAAACCGGCCGCAGCCGTGAGCAGGCGGTGGCCGAGCTCGCCAAGCACAATCCGCAGGGTCGGCTGGTGGCGCCGGCGGAGGTCGCCGATACGGTGCTTTGGCTGTGCGGACCTGGCGCGTCCGCGGTGACGGGACAGGCCATTGCGGTGGCGGGTGGAGAGATTTGA
- a CDS encoding enoyl-CoA hydratase family protein yields the protein MSTDSTASFANSVTLPLSQYAPRHFLLSVIGGVATVTLNRPERKNPLTFASYRELTDFFRACAHDDTVKVVVVTGAGGNFSSGGDVFEIIGPLVEMDTKGLTAFTRMTGDLVKAMRACPQPVIAAVEGICAGAGAIMAMASDLRLAATGAKVAFLFNKVGLAGCDMGACAILPRIIGQSRASELLYTGRFMTAEEGERWGFFSRIVAPEDVLAQALTLAGDIAAGPTFANTMTKRMLAMEWAMSVEEAIESEAIAQALCMTTKDFERAFQAFANKQKPVFEGN from the coding sequence ATGAGCACAGATTCAACGGCAAGCTTCGCCAACTCCGTCACTTTGCCGCTGTCGCAATATGCGCCGCGCCATTTCCTGCTGTCGGTGATCGGCGGTGTTGCGACGGTGACGCTCAACCGTCCCGAGCGCAAGAATCCGCTGACCTTTGCAAGCTACCGCGAACTGACCGATTTCTTTCGCGCCTGTGCCCATGACGACACCGTCAAGGTGGTCGTGGTCACCGGAGCCGGCGGCAACTTCTCCTCCGGCGGCGATGTGTTCGAGATCATCGGCCCGCTGGTCGAGATGGACACCAAGGGATTGACCGCCTTCACCCGGATGACCGGCGATCTCGTGAAAGCCATGCGGGCGTGTCCGCAGCCGGTGATCGCCGCGGTCGAGGGCATCTGCGCCGGCGCCGGCGCCATCATGGCCATGGCGTCCGACCTGCGGCTGGCGGCCACCGGAGCCAAGGTCGCCTTCCTGTTCAACAAGGTGGGGCTCGCCGGCTGCGACATGGGGGCCTGCGCGATCCTGCCGCGCATCATCGGCCAGTCGCGTGCCTCGGAACTGCTTTACACTGGCCGTTTCATGACTGCGGAGGAGGGCGAGCGCTGGGGCTTCTTCAGCCGCATCGTGGCGCCTGAGGACGTGTTGGCGCAGGCCCTGACGCTGGCTGGCGACATCGCCGCCGGCCCGACATTTGCCAACACCATGACCAAGCGTATGCTGGCGATGGAATGGGCGATGTCGGTGGAGGAAGCGATTGAATCCGAGGCGATTGCGCAGGCATTGTGCATGACCACCAAGGACTTCGAGCGCGCCTTCCAGGCCTTCGCCAACAAGCAGAAGCCGGTGTTCGAGGGGAATTGA
- a CDS encoding bifunctional salicylyl-CoA 5-hydroxylase/oxidoreductase has translation MKVAIIGGGPAGLYAAILLKKQRPEADIAVYERNRADDTFGFGVVFSDATLDNFEKHDPPSYRRITQEFAYWDDIAVHFRGTVHQVGGNGFCGCSRRMLLLILQERARELGVRLFFEVDIADEDKFADADLIVLADGSNSRFRDKFRDHFQPEIDLRSNTFTWMGSTKPLDAFTFVFEETEWGPFIAHAYQYEVGRSTWIFETDPETFARAGLTGLSEAASAKRMEEIFGAYLDGHKLLINRSMWRNFPMIRSQRWVKDNMVLLGDAKATAHFSIGSGTKLAMEDAIALADAMQNAPTIDAALNAYEHGRREEVEKIQHAADVSLVWFEHVDRFWAFDPVQFAFGVMTRSKAITYDNLGLRAPEFVAEVDKVFARQVRAKGFDVNVDKPVAPMFQPFKLRDMVVKNRAVVSPMCMYSAKEGVPQDFHLVHYGSRAIGGAGLIFTEMTCVGPDARITHGCTGLWNNEQETMWRRIVDFVHGNSAAKICLQLGHAGRKGATKLMWDGIDRPLEKGGWDVVSASPIPYFPDSQVPRELDRAAMARIKQEFVDAAIRGDRCGFDMLELHCAHGYLLASFISPLTNTRTDDYGGSLENRLRFPLEVFTAMRAAWPAHKPMSVRISATDWAEGGLTGDDAVEVARAFGETGVDLVDVSTGQTVRDSRPIYGRMFQIPFSDQVRNEAHVATMCVGNITSADQINTILAAGRADLVALGRPHLVDPAFTIKAAAWYGAGDAYCPPQYLPGKEQIFRNSVRERQDFEELKIKAKPRTRAELKADATKPLAAE, from the coding sequence ATGAAGGTTGCGATCATCGGCGGTGGGCCAGCGGGGCTCTATGCAGCGATCCTGCTGAAGAAGCAGCGGCCGGAGGCCGATATCGCTGTCTACGAGCGCAACCGCGCCGACGACACCTTCGGTTTTGGCGTGGTGTTCTCCGATGCCACCCTCGACAATTTCGAGAAGCACGATCCGCCGAGCTATCGCCGCATCACCCAGGAGTTCGCCTACTGGGACGACATCGCGGTGCACTTCCGCGGCACCGTCCATCAGGTCGGCGGCAACGGCTTTTGCGGCTGTTCGCGCCGGATGCTGCTTCTGATCCTGCAGGAGCGGGCGCGTGAACTCGGTGTGCGACTGTTCTTCGAGGTCGATATCGCCGATGAAGACAAGTTCGCCGACGCCGATCTCATTGTGCTGGCTGACGGCAGCAACAGCCGCTTTCGCGACAAGTTCCGCGATCATTTCCAGCCCGAGATCGACCTGCGCTCCAACACATTCACCTGGATGGGATCGACCAAGCCGCTCGACGCCTTCACCTTCGTGTTCGAGGAAACCGAGTGGGGGCCGTTTATCGCCCACGCCTATCAGTACGAAGTCGGCCGCTCGACCTGGATCTTCGAGACCGACCCCGAGACCTTTGCCCGCGCCGGACTGACGGGTCTCAGCGAAGCAGCCTCCGCGAAGCGGATGGAGGAGATTTTCGGCGCCTACCTCGATGGCCACAAGCTGCTGATCAATCGCTCGATGTGGCGTAATTTCCCGATGATCCGCAGTCAGCGCTGGGTCAAGGACAACATGGTCCTGCTTGGCGACGCCAAGGCAACCGCGCATTTCTCGATCGGCTCCGGCACCAAGCTCGCGATGGAAGATGCCATCGCGCTCGCGGACGCCATGCAGAATGCGCCGACCATCGATGCGGCGCTCAATGCGTATGAACACGGCCGCCGCGAAGAGGTGGAGAAGATCCAGCACGCCGCCGACGTGTCGCTGGTCTGGTTCGAGCACGTCGATCGCTTCTGGGCATTCGATCCGGTGCAGTTCGCCTTCGGCGTGATGACGCGGTCCAAGGCGATCACCTATGATAATCTCGGCCTGCGCGCGCCGGAGTTTGTTGCCGAGGTGGATAAGGTTTTCGCGCGCCAGGTGCGGGCCAAGGGCTTCGACGTCAATGTCGACAAGCCGGTGGCGCCGATGTTCCAGCCGTTCAAGTTGCGCGACATGGTGGTGAAAAATCGCGCCGTGGTATCGCCGATGTGCATGTACTCGGCCAAAGAGGGCGTGCCGCAGGATTTCCATCTGGTGCATTACGGCTCCCGCGCCATCGGCGGCGCCGGGCTCATTTTCACCGAGATGACCTGCGTGGGGCCGGATGCCCGCATCACCCACGGCTGCACCGGCCTGTGGAACAACGAGCAGGAAACGATGTGGCGCCGCATCGTCGATTTTGTCCACGGCAACTCGGCGGCAAAAATCTGCCTGCAACTCGGGCACGCCGGGCGCAAGGGCGCCACCAAACTGATGTGGGACGGCATCGACCGGCCGCTGGAGAAGGGCGGCTGGGATGTGGTGTCGGCGTCGCCGATCCCCTATTTCCCCGACAGTCAGGTGCCGCGCGAACTCGACCGCGCGGCGATGGCCCGCATCAAGCAGGAGTTCGTCGACGCGGCGATCCGTGGCGATCGTTGCGGCTTCGACATGCTGGAGCTGCACTGCGCCCACGGCTATCTCCTGGCGAGCTTCATCTCGCCGCTGACCAACACCCGCACCGATGACTATGGCGGCTCGCTGGAGAACCGCCTGCGATTCCCGCTGGAGGTGTTTACGGCGATGCGTGCGGCGTGGCCGGCGCACAAGCCGATGTCGGTGCGTATCTCGGCGACCGACTGGGCCGAGGGTGGCCTCACCGGCGACGATGCGGTGGAGGTCGCGCGCGCGTTCGGCGAGACCGGCGTCGATCTGGTCGATGTCTCGACCGGACAGACCGTGCGGGACTCCCGTCCGATCTATGGCCGCATGTTCCAGATCCCGTTCTCCGATCAGGTCCGCAACGAGGCCCATGTGGCGACCATGTGTGTCGGCAACATCACCAGCGCCGACCAGATCAACACCATCCTGGCCGCCGGCCGTGCCGACCTGGTGGCGCTAGGGCGCCCGCATCTGGTCGACCCGGCCTTTACCATAAAGGCAGCCGCCTGGTACGGCGCCGGGGACGCCTATTGCCCTCCGCAGTATTTGCCCGGAAAAGAACAGATCTTCCGCAACAGCGTGCGCGAGCGTCAGGACTTCGAGGAGCTGAAGATCAAG